A window of Cottoperca gobio chromosome 16, fCotGob3.1, whole genome shotgun sequence contains these coding sequences:
- the tstd3 gene encoding thiosulfate sulfurtransferase/rhodanese-like domain-containing protein 3 isoform X1, whose protein sequence is MALRRCWRFAGVVPRLFWNRTVLPGGRSSVSSFVNNHHGCKNTELLLRRFSSAPPSTDVTYEQLKQLLAGRKTVVIDVREPWELREYGFIPGSINVPLGQVNTALQLGAEEFNEKYDGEMPQQTDNIVFTCLAGIRSKTALNTAASLGYKDVHNYLGGWKDWSKNEQQN, encoded by the exons ATGGCTCTCAGAAGATGTTGGCGGTTTGCCGGGGTTGTTCCGCGGCTGTTCTGGAACAGAACTGTCCTGCCTGGAGGACGAAGCTCAGTGTCCAGCTTTGTCAACAATCACCACGGTTGCAAAA ACACAGAGTTGCTGCTCCGCAGGTTCAGTTCAGCGCCACCTAGCACAGATGTGACTTATGAGCAGCTGAAGCAGCTCCTGGCTGGCCGGAAAACTGTAGTAATAGATGTCAGAGAGCCCTGGGAGCTCAGGGAGTACGGCTTCATCCCCGGGTCCATTAACGTTCCCC TGGGACAGGTGAACACTGCCCTCCAGCTGGGTGCCGAAGAGTTCAATGAAAAGTACGATGGTGAAATGCCCCAGCAGACAGATAACATTGTGTTCACCTGTCTGGCAGGGATCCGGAGCAAGACAGCACTCAACACTGCCGCCTCCCTGGGATACAAAGA TGTTCATAATTACCTCGGTGGATGGAAAGACTGGTCGAAAAATGAACAACAGAACTGA
- the tstd3 gene encoding thiosulfate sulfurtransferase/rhodanese-like domain-containing protein 3 isoform X2 — protein MALRRCWRFAGVVPRLFWNRTVLPGGRSSVSSFVNNHHGCKNTELLLRRFSSAPPSTDVTYEQLKQLLAGRKTVVIDVREPWELREYGFIPGSINVPLGQVNTALQLGAEEFNEKYDGEMPQQTDNIVFTCLAGIRSKTALNTAASLGYKDMQCSFES, from the exons ATGGCTCTCAGAAGATGTTGGCGGTTTGCCGGGGTTGTTCCGCGGCTGTTCTGGAACAGAACTGTCCTGCCTGGAGGACGAAGCTCAGTGTCCAGCTTTGTCAACAATCACCACGGTTGCAAAA ACACAGAGTTGCTGCTCCGCAGGTTCAGTTCAGCGCCACCTAGCACAGATGTGACTTATGAGCAGCTGAAGCAGCTCCTGGCTGGCCGGAAAACTGTAGTAATAGATGTCAGAGAGCCCTGGGAGCTCAGGGAGTACGGCTTCATCCCCGGGTCCATTAACGTTCCCC TGGGACAGGTGAACACTGCCCTCCAGCTGGGTGCCGAAGAGTTCAATGAAAAGTACGATGGTGAAATGCCCCAGCAGACAGATAACATTGTGTTCACCTGTCTGGCAGGGATCCGGAGCAAGACAGCACTCAACACTGCCGCCTCCCTGGGATACAAAGA CATGCAGTGCTCTTTTGAGAGCTGA